The following coding sequences lie in one Synechococcus sp. PCC 7336 genomic window:
- a CDS encoding LptF/LptG family permease: MAQTYDLPTSFRARLSDRAILDKYVFQEFIQPFLLGVGGGTVLLLGHQLLLYTDLLVQKGVNGITVLQLLILSLPAIFVITFPIAGLFATLLVLGRMGADRELAALQASGISHLRIFLPFLLVGMAIACLSFSLNDGVVPYTNHKVRQLNQNLLLSQDAILLEPQQLVSIGDRRWLYIADIGQEAKEMKGVLLFDFESENDAGNYPKLISANSATWQESKLALNNANVWQYNDDGSGRYTGRVRILQFRLGQALVSYLLGEKLPQELSSRALREQIRQLATEGLPAEQFAQLESEWHLKFALPFSSVFAIAIAAPLGVRTVRQAGRYGGVVVAIAIVFAYYCLLSVARSWGHIGALSPWLAAWLPNLAFAAASLLLLRPYMNEVRKS; this comes from the coding sequence ATGGCGCAAACTTACGATCTCCCCACATCATTTAGAGCTCGGTTGAGTGACCGCGCCATACTTGACAAGTATGTGTTTCAAGAATTCATTCAACCTTTCCTGTTGGGGGTAGGCGGCGGCACGGTTCTATTGTTGGGGCATCAACTGCTGCTTTATACCGATCTCTTGGTTCAGAAGGGAGTCAATGGAATCACAGTTCTCCAACTTTTAATTCTCAGCCTACCGGCTATTTTTGTCATCACATTTCCCATTGCAGGGCTGTTCGCTACACTGCTGGTTTTGGGGAGAATGGGAGCCGATCGCGAGTTGGCTGCATTGCAGGCGAGTGGAATATCCCATTTACGAATTTTTCTCCCATTTTTGCTGGTCGGCATGGCGATCGCCTGTCTATCTTTCAGCCTCAACGACGGCGTTGTTCCCTATACCAACCATAAAGTGAGGCAACTCAACCAGAATCTGCTTCTCAGCCAAGATGCGATTCTACTAGAGCCGCAGCAGTTAGTATCAATCGGCGATCGCCGTTGGCTTTACATTGCTGACATCGGACAGGAGGCCAAGGAAATGAAAGGGGTTTTGCTGTTCGATTTCGAGTCTGAGAACGACGCCGGAAACTACCCAAAGTTGATCTCTGCTAATTCAGCAACTTGGCAAGAGAGCAAGTTGGCGCTAAACAATGCCAACGTTTGGCAATATAACGATGATGGCTCTGGTCGCTATACGGGGCGTGTGAGGATATTGCAGTTCCGGCTGGGGCAAGCGCTAGTCAGTTACCTTCTGGGTGAAAAACTGCCGCAGGAACTCTCCAGTCGAGCATTACGAGAGCAAATTCGCCAGCTAGCTACAGAAGGTTTGCCAGCCGAACAATTCGCTCAATTGGAGAGTGAGTGGCATCTGAAATTTGCGCTTCCCTTTTCCAGCGTCTTTGCAATTGCGATCGCCGCCCCGTTAGGGGTCAGAACGGTTCGCCAAGCTGGGCGGTATGGGGGAGTTGTCGTGGCGATCGCGATCGTTTTTGCCTACTACTGCTTACTGAGCGTGGCTCGCAGTTGGGGCCATATTGGAGCCCTCAGTCCTTGGCTGGCAGCCTGGTTGCCGAATCTTGCTTTTGCAGCAGCAAGTCTTCTGCTCTTGCGGCCTTATATGAACGAAGTCAGAAAAAGCTAG
- a CDS encoding LptA/OstA family protein → MKLLLPKIALPLFGFTSVAGLLAWGILWPVEEMPSDITRDTPQTIELDVDFVGRQAGVRRWRLLADEMRLQDELQIFDRGASGWLYGDPAQSGGSPEDTVFFGDRTEVQWQAEAAFYHTELNRLDLERNVRVFSPDGTLLETETLQVHSDRRIEATQPFILESPEVELSGQSGSFDFSLSELTALQGKVLIAATEQNQSSAAADLQPAPTPDTLTIEADRVDYNRETETASAEGNLVILQGETTIRAPRGVYQRRGSESLLMDGVVLQEPSRVLSSERMIGNHQDKIFRFEQNVVFTQLENPDRAGGESAVEEVQRSRTEVRSLRMIYDSQTKTATFSDSVELIQDGRQARSAEATIEPGTIFLSGNVQLEQVSGEWLARRTNDEEFREALSRPTRIYAERVTIDRQTNDIRFFDRVAIVQANRSAEGDEGIYREASQVLELSGTTEPARLCERGGEVDSEPQVDITGLSGSEAAAAYCRRADRISSPLIVFDMESNTLSTQGPSQFQFRLEGDELRSN, encoded by the coding sequence ATGAAATTGCTTCTCCCCAAGATTGCGTTGCCACTGTTTGGGTTTACCAGTGTAGCGGGTCTCCTCGCTTGGGGAATCCTCTGGCCAGTCGAGGAAATGCCGTCAGATATTACACGCGACACGCCCCAAACGATTGAACTCGATGTAGATTTCGTTGGCAGACAAGCAGGGGTTAGGCGGTGGCGGCTGCTTGCAGACGAAATGCGCTTGCAGGACGAGTTACAGATATTCGATCGCGGTGCGAGTGGCTGGCTTTATGGAGATCCAGCTCAATCTGGAGGGAGTCCTGAGGATACAGTCTTTTTTGGCGATCGAACAGAGGTTCAGTGGCAAGCAGAAGCTGCCTTTTATCATACCGAGCTCAACCGCCTAGATTTAGAGCGGAATGTCAGAGTCTTCAGTCCCGATGGCACCCTCTTAGAGACTGAAACGTTGCAGGTGCATTCAGATCGACGCATTGAAGCCACTCAACCCTTTATCCTCGAATCTCCAGAAGTGGAGCTGAGCGGCCAGTCTGGCTCGTTTGACTTCAGTCTGTCGGAGCTCACAGCCCTGCAGGGAAAAGTGCTTATTGCCGCAACTGAACAAAATCAATCCTCGGCAGCAGCAGATCTTCAGCCTGCGCCCACCCCCGATACGCTAACCATAGAGGCCGATCGCGTCGATTACAACCGCGAGACCGAAACGGCTAGCGCAGAAGGGAACTTAGTGATTCTGCAAGGTGAAACCACCATCCGAGCACCCCGGGGGGTTTACCAGCGCAGGGGGTCGGAGAGTTTATTAATGGATGGGGTTGTCCTGCAAGAGCCTTCGAGGGTATTGTCTTCCGAGCGGATGATTGGCAACCATCAGGATAAAATCTTTCGATTCGAGCAGAATGTCGTGTTCACTCAGCTTGAAAATCCAGATCGCGCAGGCGGAGAGTCTGCTGTGGAAGAAGTGCAGCGATCGCGGACTGAAGTGCGATCGCTGCGAATGATCTACGATTCGCAGACCAAAACAGCTACCTTTTCGGACTCAGTAGAACTGATTCAGGACGGTCGACAGGCGAGATCGGCAGAGGCCACTATCGAACCGGGAACGATTTTCCTGAGCGGAAATGTCCAATTGGAGCAGGTGTCTGGAGAATGGCTAGCGCGCAGGACAAACGATGAAGAATTTAGGGAAGCATTGAGTCGCCCAACTCGGATTTATGCCGAACGAGTCACGATCGATCGCCAGACAAACGATATCCGCTTCTTCGATCGCGTGGCGATCGTGCAAGCCAATCGCTCGGCAGAAGGAGATGAGGGCATTTACCGGGAGGCATCGCAGGTGTTGGAGCTAAGCGGTACGACCGAGCCGGCACGTTTGTGCGAGCGCGGTGGCGAGGTCGACTCGGAACCGCAGGTCGATATTACTGGACTGTCAGGGTCTGAAGCTGCTGCTGCATACTGCCGAAGAGCAGATCGCATCTCGTCGCCCCTCATCGTTTTCGACATGGAGAGCAATACACTGTCGACTCAAGGGCCAAGTCAGTTTCAGTTCCGCCTCGAAGGAGACGAATTGCGATCGAACTAA
- a CDS encoding TonB-dependent siderophore receptor: MAASLVVSQPVRAQAIAIEHVQIVLLDGSLEIILQAPPGTSFETSVSSADNTAIVDIANARLQLAEGDRWVRESPAETIASVSVVELDDSTIRVTILGVDEAPNIRVMQIEGGVFIGVLNMEGAVAESLVEESLEAVTEDVPASPPVSEGEFLEGEFVFEEFVVEADRARFLAPEASTGTRSDTPIRDTPLSIQVVPRAVIEDQGATRLTEALRNVSGVTPGNVTDGADEFRIRGFEAGTVARNGFRESVFFDRSSPRDTANIEQIEVLKGPAAILFGSLDAGGTINLITKQPQFTPFFDVSFLGGSFSTFRPEIDFNQPITADGDLRARLNAAYENSESFREFTSIERIFVAPTLAWDIAERTRLNINGEYLFDERPFDRGLVAIGDTIADIPFGRRLGNPFDELTSEEVRVGYEFEHDFSDRWQLRNGFFYTRVDRSRINTEPGVLDEETGILTRTFFDSDPELFETFIARGEIGGEFNTGRNIEHQLLLGVEWSLQTRDNEIVIAPADPIDIFNPIFQDESVLDSAVGFQIIDVLTRAENLGFYIQDTVNIADTVFLLVGGRLEIIDDRNTDFLFDVEPGFETTEFIPQAGIVYKPIESISLYGSFSESFRSNTIALISNTELVDPEESRQFEIGIKTDFLDGNLSATLAAFNITRENELAPDPDNPTFQIPIGETRSRGIELDISGELLPGWNAIASYAFTDTEVIEDEAITEGNRFENVPLHSGRIWTTYEIQTGALSGLAFGMGLTAVAEREGDIENSFQLDPYTVFDIAVFYRRDDFNLALNFNNIFDTNFISSAGTRTSISPGPPFEFRGSFSWGF, encoded by the coding sequence TTGGCTGCATCACTGGTGGTATCGCAACCCGTTAGGGCCCAAGCTATTGCGATCGAACACGTTCAGATTGTGCTTTTAGATGGGAGCCTTGAAATTATTTTGCAGGCACCACCCGGTACATCCTTCGAAACATCAGTCTCCAGTGCTGACAATACCGCGATTGTCGATATCGCTAATGCCCGACTCCAGTTGGCCGAGGGCGATCGCTGGGTGCGAGAGTCTCCTGCCGAGACTATTGCTTCTGTGTCTGTTGTCGAACTAGACGACAGCACAATCCGAGTCACTATCCTGGGCGTCGACGAGGCTCCCAATATTCGAGTTATGCAGATCGAGGGGGGAGTCTTCATTGGAGTGCTCAATATGGAGGGGGCTGTTGCTGAGTCGCTTGTAGAAGAATCTTTGGAGGCAGTCACAGAAGACGTACCGGCTTCTCCGCCTGTAAGTGAGGGAGAGTTTCTAGAAGGAGAGTTTGTCTTCGAAGAGTTTGTCGTCGAAGCCGATCGGGCTCGTTTCCTCGCTCCAGAAGCAAGTACAGGCACTCGTTCGGATACGCCAATTCGCGATACCCCCCTTTCAATCCAAGTGGTTCCCAGAGCCGTAATCGAAGACCAAGGGGCAACGCGTCTGACAGAAGCACTGAGAAATGTGAGCGGGGTCACCCCTGGAAATGTGACCGATGGAGCAGATGAATTCAGGATTCGGGGATTCGAAGCTGGCACAGTGGCTCGCAACGGCTTTCGCGAAAGTGTGTTTTTCGATCGCTCTTCACCGCGCGATACTGCAAACATCGAACAAATAGAAGTTTTAAAGGGGCCGGCAGCCATTTTGTTCGGCTCGCTCGATGCTGGCGGCACGATTAACCTAATCACGAAACAGCCCCAGTTCACCCCCTTCTTTGATGTCTCTTTTCTCGGCGGTAGCTTCAGTACGTTCCGCCCAGAGATAGACTTTAACCAACCCATTACAGCAGATGGCGATCTGCGTGCTCGCCTGAATGCAGCCTATGAAAACTCAGAAAGTTTTCGAGAGTTCACATCCATCGAACGAATTTTTGTTGCCCCCACTCTGGCCTGGGATATCGCAGAGCGAACGCGGCTCAATATTAACGGAGAATACCTATTTGACGAGCGTCCCTTCGATCGTGGCTTAGTCGCGATTGGCGATACAATTGCCGACATTCCGTTTGGCCGTCGGCTGGGCAACCCATTTGACGAACTCACCTCTGAGGAAGTTCGAGTCGGCTACGAGTTCGAGCACGATTTCAGCGATCGCTGGCAACTGAGAAATGGTTTTTTCTATACGAGGGTCGATCGCAGCCGCATCAATACAGAGCCCGGTGTGCTCGATGAAGAAACTGGCATCCTGACACGCACCTTTTTTGACAGCGATCCAGAGTTATTCGAGACTTTTATCGCGAGAGGGGAGATTGGGGGAGAATTCAACACGGGTAGGAATATCGAGCATCAGTTGCTGTTGGGTGTCGAATGGAGCCTGCAAACCCGAGATAATGAGATCGTCATCGCACCAGCGGACCCGATCGATATTTTCAACCCCATCTTTCAGGATGAGAGCGTTTTAGACAGCGCAGTTGGTTTCCAAATTATTGATGTTTTAACCCGAGCTGAAAATCTCGGATTTTATATCCAAGATACGGTTAATATTGCCGATACAGTCTTTCTTCTTGTCGGAGGTCGTTTAGAAATCATTGACGATCGAAACACTGATTTTCTGTTTGATGTCGAGCCGGGGTTCGAAACTACAGAGTTTATCCCGCAAGCTGGCATTGTTTACAAGCCAATTGAATCAATTTCTCTCTATGGGAGCTTTAGTGAATCATTTCGCTCCAATACCATCGCGCTAATCTCGAATACAGAGCTCGTCGATCCAGAGGAGTCGAGACAATTTGAGATTGGCATCAAAACTGACTTCCTCGATGGCAATCTTTCCGCCACACTAGCCGCCTTTAACATTACTCGGGAGAACGAGCTAGCCCCAGATCCAGATAATCCTACGTTCCAAATTCCAATTGGCGAAACCCGCAGTCGTGGCATAGAACTGGATATCTCAGGAGAGCTCTTACCGGGGTGGAATGCGATCGCTTCATATGCATTTACTGATACTGAAGTTATTGAGGATGAAGCAATTACTGAGGGGAACCGATTTGAGAATGTTCCACTTCATAGCGGTAGAATTTGGACTACCTACGAAATTCAAACGGGAGCTCTATCCGGTCTGGCATTCGGTATGGGTTTGACTGCTGTGGCCGAACGCGAGGGAGACATTGAAAATTCGTTCCAACTCGATCCCTATACTGTATTTGATATAGCAGTTTTCTATCGCCGCGATGATTTTAATTTGGCTTTGAACTTTAATAATATATTTGACACCAATTTTATTTCTTCTGCTGGAACCCGGACAAGTATATCGCCCGGTCCGCCTTTTGAATTTCGAGGCTCATTTTCTTGGGGCTTCTAG
- a CDS encoding ABC transporter ATP-binding protein has protein sequence MSQSSSQFPVLEARSLTLAYQKFPILQDLDLSIMSGQITTLIGQNGCGKSTLLSGLSRLLAPKQGSVYLDGTSIHTLSTRTVAKQLGILPQSPPHPEGISVKSLVTLGRYPRQNWLQAWSEEDEEMVNRALVITRMRDLGDRPLDSLSGGQKQRAWIAMALAQDTPILLLDEPTTYLDMAHQIEVLDLLHDLNRNCDRTIVMVLHDLNLACRYSDTIVALKNGKILAQGHPKDIIDATSIEKVFDIQCTILNDPTTNMPLCIPRSQTLTLAGTSQSQKEI, from the coding sequence ATGAGTCAAAGCTCCTCTCAATTTCCGGTTTTAGAAGCTAGATCGCTTACTCTAGCTTATCAGAAATTCCCGATCCTCCAAGATCTCGACCTGTCCATCATGAGTGGCCAAATCACAACACTGATTGGCCAAAACGGTTGTGGAAAATCCACTTTACTCAGCGGTTTATCTCGATTGCTTGCTCCGAAACAAGGTAGTGTCTATCTCGATGGAACGTCAATTCATACTCTCTCAACCCGAACGGTTGCCAAACAATTGGGAATCTTACCGCAGTCTCCTCCTCACCCCGAGGGAATTTCGGTCAAGTCATTAGTGACTTTGGGACGTTACCCCCGTCAAAATTGGCTGCAAGCTTGGTCGGAAGAAGACGAAGAGATGGTGAATCGCGCTTTAGTGATTACCCGTATGCGAGACTTAGGCGATCGCCCTTTAGATAGCTTGTCGGGCGGCCAAAAACAAAGGGCTTGGATTGCGATGGCTTTAGCTCAAGATACTCCAATACTGCTGCTAGACGAACCGACAACTTATTTGGATATGGCCCATCAAATTGAGGTGTTGGACTTACTTCACGATCTCAATCGAAATTGCGATCGGACGATTGTTATGGTTTTGCACGATCTAAATTTAGCTTGTCGCTATTCCGATACGATTGTTGCTTTAAAAAATGGTAAAATCCTTGCCCAAGGTCATCCAAAAGACATCATTGATGCGACATCAATCGAGAAAGTTTTTGACATTCAATGCACAATCTTGAACGACCCAACGACGAATATGCCGCTCTGTATCCCCCGGAGTCAAACCCTTACCTTGGCGGGCACGAGTCAAAGTCAGAAAGAGATCTAA
- a CDS encoding LptF/LptG family permease: MRALPTQSTDVETRQFFLQRYLIALFIRPIFVGIVSGTVLLSIGKLLELANDLIVERVSLFASLQIFLLDLPTIVVQALPIAALFSTLLTLRTLNSSGELVALRAAGISYRKICIPFLTIALLLSLSSAWIGDSIVPLTQRRISHVKSYLHTNSLNSSRLHDVFYQASPYTWLFIRSAEPIHKTLQYVSVLQANPGGDPLPVGLQQITLASSAVWDGQNWLLVDGFNHQYDPNGNAIAETHFDRRTLSDVASLQTLLQSELPLNALTRRELEEQIALQRESNLSTLELETEWHHRFAQSWASLFAVAISLPLAIGPLRSKARFATLALAVVLLFFYRFSANLGVSLGKAGVLEPGLAAWSSNLAFGAIAIYLLLRTSKA; encoded by the coding sequence ATGAGAGCACTTCCGACTCAATCAACCGACGTGGAAACGAGGCAGTTTTTCTTGCAGCGCTATCTAATAGCCTTATTTATACGGCCTATATTCGTCGGTATCGTTAGCGGCACTGTCCTTCTAAGCATCGGCAAACTGCTTGAGTTGGCTAATGACTTGATTGTAGAGAGAGTCAGCTTGTTTGCTAGCTTGCAGATTTTTCTGCTCGATCTTCCCACGATCGTCGTGCAAGCATTGCCAATTGCAGCTCTGTTTTCGACATTACTGACTTTGCGGACGCTCAATTCCAGTGGCGAGCTCGTGGCTCTCAGAGCTGCTGGAATTTCCTATCGTAAAATATGCATTCCGTTTTTAACAATTGCTCTACTGCTTAGCCTTTCATCTGCTTGGATCGGCGACTCGATTGTCCCTTTAACCCAAAGGCGTATTAGTCATGTCAAGAGTTATCTTCATACGAATAGTTTAAACAGTTCCAGACTGCACGATGTTTTTTATCAGGCTTCTCCCTATACCTGGCTATTTATTCGATCGGCCGAACCCATACATAAGACTTTGCAGTATGTCTCCGTCCTGCAAGCAAACCCGGGTGGAGATCCACTCCCTGTCGGTTTGCAGCAAATTACACTAGCATCTTCAGCGGTATGGGACGGTCAGAATTGGCTGCTCGTCGATGGCTTCAATCATCAATACGATCCCAATGGCAACGCGATTGCTGAAACCCACTTCGATCGCCGCACTTTATCAGATGTGGCTAGCTTGCAGACATTATTGCAGTCCGAGCTACCGCTTAATGCTCTCACTCGTCGAGAACTGGAAGAACAGATAGCCTTGCAACGAGAGTCCAATCTATCGACGCTAGAGCTGGAGACGGAATGGCACCATCGTTTCGCTCAATCTTGGGCAAGCCTATTTGCAGTTGCGATCTCGCTACCATTAGCCATTGGCCCCCTGCGATCGAAGGCCCGCTTCGCGACATTAGCTTTGGCGGTTGTTCTATTATTTTTTTATCGCTTTAGCGCGAATTTAGGGGTTAGCTTGGGCAAAGCTGGAGTACTCGAACCGGGGTTAGCGGCTTGGAGCAGCAATCTTGCCTTTGGTGCGATCGCAATCTATCTGCTGCTTCGCACTTCAAAAGCGTAA
- a CDS encoding energy transducer TonB yields MPSQSIDKTTTIEQVEDVPELDRDSYSLGITIAARQQAEQRVLKLILPCTLGSLVLHVGLLTLLWAIQQAPPPTPAELEELISFEFIEIEPVPRPAEPEEAEPEPPPVPEPPPPAPEPPPPAPEPATQAPPPPTPGPPPPVPEASSIPEPLPEPVTQAPPPVPVPRFTPLADAFQQDAEPSAPVASPEPPPAPTVAPEPAPTPVAALPPPPVEPEVLARPLRSALVPPDYPSEARRQGREGVVLVRARVTADGKVADVLIARSSGYSPFDEAALDAVRRWRFAPAKRGDTPIESWVVQPIRFNLN; encoded by the coding sequence ATGCCATCTCAAAGTATTGATAAAACGACGACGATCGAGCAGGTAGAGGATGTTCCTGAGTTAGACCGGGATTCCTATAGCCTTGGAATTACGATCGCTGCTCGACAACAAGCCGAGCAACGCGTGCTGAAATTAATACTGCCTTGCACTTTGGGCTCGCTCGTCCTGCATGTCGGGTTACTGACGCTGCTTTGGGCTATCCAACAGGCTCCTCCCCCGACCCCAGCAGAATTAGAAGAATTGATTTCCTTTGAATTCATCGAGATCGAGCCAGTCCCCAGACCGGCGGAGCCAGAGGAGGCTGAGCCCGAGCCGCCTCCAGTGCCCGAACCACCACCTCCAGCACCCGAACCACCACCTCCAGCACCCGAGCCAGCCACCCAGGCCCCTCCACCTCCAACGCCCGGGCCACCACCTCCAGTTCCCGAAGCAAGCTCGATTCCCGAGCCATTGCCCGAGCCAGTGACTCAAGCTCCCCCACCCGTTCCGGTGCCTCGATTTACCCCGCTTGCCGATGCATTTCAACAGGACGCCGAGCCATCGGCCCCGGTGGCTTCACCCGAGCCGCCACCGGCTCCGACAGTTGCCCCAGAACCAGCTCCAACTCCCGTTGCGGCACTGCCTCCTCCACCTGTCGAACCCGAAGTCTTAGCTCGTCCGCTGAGGAGTGCGTTGGTTCCCCCAGACTATCCCAGCGAGGCCCGACGCCAGGGACGGGAGGGGGTTGTCTTGGTGAGGGCAAGAGTAACGGCAGACGGAAAAGTTGCAGATGTACTCATTGCACGATCGAGTGGCTACAGCCCCTTTGATGAGGCGGCTCTCGATGCCGTTCGACGCTGGCGCTTTGCTCCGGCCAAGCGGGGCGATACTCCGATCGAATCTTGGGTTGTCCAACCCATTCGCTTCAATCTAAACTGA
- a CDS encoding iron ABC transporter permease, with product MPKRLPSLRAAPPSVLDLQLAIGLGLSLGLFLLCAIASLSWGAADISPATIFDAFLHFDPAVREHLIIRTVRLPRSLVGAAVGAALAVAGGIMQGLTRNPLASPGILGVNAGASLAVVGATLWLGALSPSTAVWFAFAGAGLTATVVYAVASLGSRSMTPLKLTLAGATLAALLSAIVSGMLVLNQRTLEEIRFWLAGSLIGRDFQSVWQGLVYIAVGLAIALTLGKPITVLNLGEDIARSLGQATGRVKGVAVATVALLAGSAVAIAGPIGFVGLVVPNAVRLFIKFDYRWILIYSALFGSSLLLLADLGARTLVPSGELPVGTIVALVGAPFFIYLVRWKVE from the coding sequence GTGCCTAAAAGATTGCCATCCCTGCGAGCAGCGCCACCATCTGTTTTGGATTTGCAGCTTGCCATTGGCCTCGGCCTCAGCCTCGGCCTGTTCCTGTTGTGCGCGATCGCCAGCCTGAGCTGGGGAGCAGCGGATATTTCCCCCGCAACGATCTTTGACGCCTTCCTGCATTTCGATCCCGCCGTGCGAGAGCATCTCATCATTCGCACCGTGCGGTTACCCCGCTCGCTAGTGGGAGCAGCCGTAGGGGCAGCACTGGCAGTTGCGGGGGGGATTATGCAGGGGCTGACTCGCAACCCGCTAGCATCGCCGGGGATATTGGGAGTCAATGCAGGAGCATCTTTAGCGGTGGTGGGGGCGACATTGTGGCTGGGGGCACTTTCTCCCTCTACTGCAGTGTGGTTCGCATTTGCAGGGGCAGGACTGACTGCAACGGTCGTCTACGCTGTGGCTAGCCTGGGCAGTCGCAGCATGACTCCCCTCAAGCTCACCCTGGCGGGAGCAACGCTAGCAGCGCTACTCTCTGCGATTGTCTCGGGGATGTTAGTGCTCAATCAACGTACGCTTGAAGAAATTCGGTTTTGGCTGGCTGGTTCGTTGATCGGGCGGGACTTCCAGTCTGTCTGGCAGGGCCTGGTTTATATTGCTGTGGGTTTGGCGATCGCTTTGACCCTCGGAAAACCGATTACGGTGCTCAATTTGGGGGAAGATATCGCCCGCAGTCTGGGGCAAGCGACCGGGCGGGTCAAAGGGGTAGCAGTGGCGACCGTTGCTCTGTTAGCTGGTAGCGCTGTCGCGATCGCGGGTCCAATTGGGTTTGTGGGGTTAGTGGTCCCGAATGCCGTGCGGTTGTTTATCAAGTTTGATTATCGCTGGATATTGATTTACTCGGCTCTGTTCGGTTCGAGTTTGCTGTTGCTGGCCGATCTTGGCGCTCGTACCCTCGTTCCTTCGGGAGAATTGCCCGTTGGCACGATTGTGGCGCTTGTTGGGGCTCCATTTTTTATCTATCTCGTGCGCTGGAAGGTTGAGTAA
- a CDS encoding iron ABC transporter permease: MASPWIGIRWHRPPISLRIDRRTPAVLLGLAGLAAIAMLFSIAWGTETIPPLDAAKALLGLESASPADLFVVRSLRLPRSLAAFLVGIGLGTAGTILQGLTRNPLAAPGIIGINAGASLAIVLSLVLLPTLPVGGLPIVAFVGSLLMSAAIYLLAWDSRDSSPVRLILVGIGLSLAAGALTSLLLALGGINRVSLALVWLVGSVYGRNWNHILALLPWLIASIPLTLALAPELNILSLSEPVAKGLGLRIQRSRTLLLVTAAALSGASVATAGTIGFVGLLAPHLARRLVGPSHLELIPTAALTGGLLVLTADGLSRVLFPTVEMPCGIMTVGLGVPYFLYLLVKSPTV; encoded by the coding sequence ATGGCATCTCCGTGGATTGGCATTCGCTGGCATCGACCGCCGATCTCCCTGCGTATCGATCGTCGGACTCCAGCAGTACTCCTCGGCCTAGCTGGGCTAGCGGCAATTGCAATGCTATTCAGCATCGCTTGGGGAACGGAAACGATTCCTCCACTTGACGCGGCAAAAGCGCTTTTGGGGTTAGAAAGTGCCAGCCCTGCCGACCTCTTTGTCGTGCGCTCGCTCAGATTGCCGCGATCGCTGGCGGCCTTTCTCGTTGGGATTGGTTTGGGTACGGCCGGAACGATTCTGCAGGGACTGACCCGCAACCCCCTTGCCGCTCCAGGGATTATTGGGATTAATGCAGGTGCGAGCCTTGCGATCGTGCTGTCACTCGTCTTGCTGCCAACCCTGCCTGTCGGGGGACTGCCAATTGTGGCCTTTGTCGGCAGCCTGCTGATGTCTGCCGCCATTTACCTACTGGCCTGGGATAGCCGCGACAGTTCTCCTGTGAGGCTTATTCTGGTGGGCATTGGCTTGTCTCTCGCGGCAGGAGCTCTGACGTCGTTGCTGTTGGCGTTAGGCGGAATCAACCGAGTCAGTCTGGCATTAGTTTGGTTGGTAGGAAGTGTCTACGGTCGCAATTGGAATCACATTTTGGCGCTATTGCCCTGGCTGATTGCTTCTATTCCGCTGACATTGGCGCTTGCCCCAGAATTAAATATCCTCAGCTTGAGCGAGCCGGTAGCTAAGGGGTTGGGTTTGCGCATTCAACGCTCTCGGACGCTTTTGCTCGTGACAGCGGCCGCGCTCTCGGGGGCATCTGTTGCGACCGCTGGCACCATTGGATTTGTCGGCTTACTCGCCCCCCACCTGGCCCGTCGCCTAGTCGGCCCCTCCCATCTAGAGTTAATTCCCACTGCGGCATTGACGGGAGGGTTGCTGGTTCTGACTGCCGATGGGTTGAGTCGCGTGCTGTTTCCCACTGTGGAGATGCCCTGCGGGATTATGACTGTGGGATTGGGGGTTCCATACTTCCTCTATCTACTTGTGAAGAGTCCAACAGTATGA